A genomic stretch from Rhodobacterales bacterium HKCCA1288 includes:
- a CDS encoding 2,4'-dihydroxyacetophenone dioxygenase family protein: protein MPLQKSDHDPMTPYQLPFPQDALEEIMIPNAIPEDERIWVPQAPNVWFRPLCLNRSQGYWMNLLKVTKSGVLSRHRHPQAVHGWVLKGRWHYLEHDWEATAGSYVYEPPGETHTLVVPEGVDEMITFFQVNGVMCYVDPYGEVLGYEDVFTKIDLCRAHYERVGLGADYVDQFIR from the coding sequence ATGCCCCTTCAGAAATCTGACCATGATCCAATGACCCCCTATCAGTTGCCCTTTCCCCAAGATGCATTGGAGGAGATTATGATCCCCAATGCCATCCCAGAAGATGAGCGGATTTGGGTGCCGCAGGCCCCGAATGTTTGGTTTCGGCCGCTCTGTCTTAATCGCTCGCAAGGGTATTGGATGAACCTGCTTAAGGTGACCAAATCGGGCGTGCTGTCGCGCCATCGCCATCCGCAGGCGGTGCATGGTTGGGTGTTGAAGGGACGGTGGCATTACCTTGAGCATGACTGGGAGGCCACAGCGGGCTCTTATGTTTACGAACCACCGGGCGAGACGCATACATTGGTCGTGCCCGAAGGGGTTGATGAGATGATCACCTTTTTTCAGGTCAATGGCGTCATGTGCTATGTCGATCCTTATGGCGAGGTTTTGGGCTATGAGGATGTCTTTACCAAGATTGATCTGTGCCGCGCGCATTACGAACGTGTCGGGCTTGGCGCAGATTACGTTGACCAATTCATCAGATGA
- the phnN gene encoding phosphonate metabolism protein/1,5-bisphosphokinase (PRPP-forming) PhnN — MKTGRLIAVVGPSGVGKDSVMAGLMARHPDLRAAKRVITRPSDAGGEAFDGVSADEFARLKGKGAFALSWQAHGLSYGIPAEVADWIAAGHDVLANLSRNMLSEAALRFTHVVVLSITASPAVLATRLAARGREDAQDIAARLARQVPLPEGLNVVEIDNSGTLEVAIAAAEAGLFKG, encoded by the coding sequence ATGAAGACAGGCCGCCTCATTGCGGTTGTTGGCCCCTCTGGCGTGGGCAAAGACAGCGTGATGGCAGGGCTGATGGCCCGCCATCCAGATTTGCGCGCGGCCAAACGCGTGATCACCCGCCCCAGTGATGCGGGGGGTGAGGCGTTTGATGGGGTCAGCGCAGATGAATTTGCGCGTCTCAAGGGGAAGGGGGCCTTTGCCTTGTCATGGCAGGCGCATGGCCTCTCTTATGGTATTCCCGCTGAGGTGGCCGATTGGATTGCCGCAGGTCATGATGTCCTTGCAAACCTGTCTCGCAATATGTTGAGCGAGGCTGCATTGCGATTTACGCATGTGGTGGTTCTGTCCATCACCGCAAGCCCTGCGGTTTTGGCCACGCGTCTTGCCGCGCGCGGGCGCGAGGACGCACAGGATATCGCCGCACGTCTGGCGCGACAGGTTCCTTTGCCCGAGGGCCTGAATGTCGTGGAAATTGACAATAGCGGCACGTTAGAGGTCGCCATCGCCGCCGCTGAGGCAGGCTTATTCAAAGGATAG
- a CDS encoding alpha-D-ribose 1-methylphosphonate 5-phosphate C-P-lyase PhnJ — translation MSYNFAYLDEQTKRMIRRAILKGVAIPGYQVPFASREMPMPYGWGTGGVQVSAACLTPDDVFKVIDQGADDTTNAVSIRRFFEKTAGVAVTEKTTEATVIQTRHRIPETPLSADQILVYQVPIPEPLRFLEPRETETRKMHGLEEYGLMHVKLYEDIARHGEIATAYAYPVKVEDRYVMDPSPIPKFDNPKLESPALQLFGAGREQRIYALPPYTKVVSLDFEDYPFDPSKAAHPCALCGAEDSYLDEVIVDDAGGRMFVCSDTDYCASRRETGEAA, via the coding sequence ATGAGCTATAATTTTGCCTATCTGGATGAGCAGACCAAGCGGATGATCCGCCGCGCTATTCTGAAGGGGGTGGCCATTCCAGGCTATCAGGTGCCCTTCGCAAGCCGCGAAATGCCGATGCCCTATGGGTGGGGCACGGGCGGCGTGCAGGTTTCTGCCGCCTGTCTGACCCCTGATGATGTATTCAAAGTCATCGACCAAGGCGCGGATGACACGACCAATGCCGTCTCCATTCGCCGCTTTTTCGAGAAAACCGCAGGCGTGGCCGTGACCGAGAAAACCACAGAGGCCACCGTGATCCAAACGCGCCACCGTATCCCTGAAACGCCACTCAGCGCAGATCAGATTTTGGTCTATCAAGTGCCAATCCCCGAGCCGCTGCGTTTCCTAGAGCCGCGTGAAACCGAAACGCGCAAGATGCATGGGCTTGAGGAATATGGCCTGATGCATGTCAAGCTTTACGAGGACATTGCGCGCCATGGCGAGATTGCGACCGCCTATGCCTATCCTGTGAAGGTGGAAGATCGCTATGTGATGGATCCCTCTCCAATCCCGAAATTCGACAATCCCAAATTGGAAAGCCCTGCCTTGCAATTGTTTGGGGCGGGACGTGAGCAAAGGATTTACGCGCTGCCGCCCTATACCAAGGTCGTAAGTCTCGATTTTGAAGATTACCCCTTTGATCCGTCAAAAGCGGCACATCCTTGTGCGCTATGTGGGGCTGAAGACAGCTATTTAGATGAGGTGATCGTGGATGATGCGGGTGGGCGGATGTTTGTCTGTTCCGACACAGATTACTGCGCCAGCCGCCGCGAGACAGGAGAGGCCGCATGA
- a CDS encoding carbon-phosphorus lyase complex subunit PhnI codes for MYVAVKGGERAIDAAHEWLADERRGATDVAELTIPQIREQLSLAVNRVMAEGSLYDPDLAALAIKQARGDMIEAIFLIRAYRTTLPRFGVSAPIDTGAMRCDRRISATFKDLPGGQILGPTFDYTHRLLDFALMAEGAVSPEAEEAALVDAAPLPHVTEFLDREGLLQPEPEDNTPPRDLTREPLDFPADRPLKLQALARGDEGFVLSMAYSTQRGYARNHPFVGELRIGRVAVSMDIPELGFAIDLGEITVSECETVNQFTGSKTEPPQFTRGYGLVFGQSERKAISMALVDRALRWEELGEDDVGAPAQDAEFVLSHSDNVQATGFLEHIKLPHYVDFQSELELIRRLRAEAMMASTGPREAAE; via the coding sequence ATGTATGTTGCGGTAAAGGGGGGCGAGCGGGCGATTGACGCCGCCCATGAATGGCTGGCCGATGAGCGGCGCGGCGCAACCGATGTGGCGGAACTGACTATTCCGCAAATTCGCGAACAGCTTAGCTTGGCTGTCAATCGGGTCATGGCCGAAGGTTCACTATACGATCCTGATTTGGCGGCTCTGGCGATCAAGCAGGCGCGCGGCGATATGATTGAGGCGATTTTTCTGATCCGCGCCTATCGCACCACCTTGCCCCGTTTTGGGGTGAGCGCCCCGATTGATACTGGCGCGATGCGCTGTGATCGGCGCATCTCGGCCACCTTTAAGGATCTGCCGGGCGGGCAGATCTTGGGGCCAACCTTTGACTACACCCACCGCCTTTTGGATTTCGCTTTGATGGCGGAGGGGGCGGTGTCGCCCGAAGCCGAAGAAGCCGCCCTAGTGGACGCCGCACCTTTGCCGCATGTCACCGAATTTCTGGATCGCGAGGGCCTATTGCAGCCCGAGCCTGAGGATAACACGCCCCCGCGTGATCTGACGCGCGAGCCGTTGGATTTCCCCGCGGATCGTCCGCTGAAACTTCAGGCCTTGGCGCGTGGCGATGAGGGTTTTGTTCTCTCCATGGCTTATTCCACGCAACGGGGCTATGCGCGCAACCACCCGTTCGTAGGCGAATTGCGGATCGGGCGCGTGGCTGTGTCGATGGATATTCCCGAATTGGGGTTTGCGATTGATCTCGGCGAGATCACGGTCAGCGAATGTGAAACCGTGAACCAATTCACAGGCAGCAAGACCGAGCCGCCGCAATTCACCCGCGGTTATGGTTTGGTCTTTGGGCAATCCGAACGCAAAGCGATTTCCATGGCCCTCGTGGATCGCGCCTTGCGATGGGAGGAATTGGGTGAGGATGATGTGGGCGCGCCCGCGCAAGACGCAGAGTTTGTCCTGTCCCATTCTGATAATGTGCAAGCAACTGGGTTCCTCGAACATATCAAACTGCCCCATTATGTGGATTTCCAATCTGAATTGGAACTGATCCGCCGCCTGCGCGCCGAGGCGATGATGGCATCTACAGGCCCACGGGAGGCTGCAGAATGA
- the phnG gene encoding phosphonate C-P lyase system protein PhnG has protein sequence MSNLGEHIERQAWLSTMAQAPADRLIALCQSAGVEVPHSVLRAPEIGTVMVRGRAGAVGAAFNLGEMTVTRASVRLNESGAVGHGYVQGRSHEAATYAALVDALCQTDQGSALIASVIAPLRAEKAAREGARAARAAGTKVEFFTMVRGE, from the coding sequence ATGTCGAATTTAGGCGAACACATCGAACGGCAAGCATGGCTGTCCACAATGGCACAGGCCCCCGCAGATCGCCTGATCGCGCTGTGCCAATCCGCAGGCGTTGAGGTGCCGCATAGCGTTTTGCGTGCGCCTGAAATTGGCACGGTCATGGTGCGTGGGCGCGCAGGTGCGGTGGGCGCTGCGTTTAATCTCGGTGAAATGACTGTCACCCGCGCCTCGGTGCGCCTCAATGAAAGCGGTGCGGTTGGGCACGGATATGTGCAGGGCCGCAGTCATGAGGCCGCAACCTATGCCGCGCTTGTCGATGCGCTGTGTCAGACCGATCAGGGGTCGGCTTTGATCGCCTCCGTGATCGCCCCTTTGCGTGCGGAGAAAGCGGCGCGTGAGGGCGCGCGGGCGGCGCGCGCGGCGGGAACAAAGGTTGAATTTTTCACCATGGTTCGGGGGGAATGA
- the phnF gene encoding phosphonate metabolism transcriptional regulator PhnF, translating to MPKATIWTEIRNDLETDIRLGRFAAGTKLPTEAELAARFGVNRHTVRRAIASLVEAGLALSRQGAGVFVTEAQTPYQIGPRVRFSQAIRATGRVPDRRYTALFSRPADAKEAEMLDIREGELVHHAEGLSYADGVALSLFSSCFPAARLPNLLDNLTRDPSITAAFAADGFDDYLRRDTQIDARAATKLQAHQLGIRHGAALLEITAINICAKSGAVLEFGQSVMVGGRVKLRVEGSAPTPLPPAQNAP from the coding sequence ATGCCCAAAGCCACGATCTGGACAGAAATTCGAAACGACCTTGAAACCGATATCCGTTTGGGACGCTTTGCAGCGGGCACGAAATTGCCCACGGAGGCGGAATTGGCCGCCCGCTTTGGCGTGAACCGCCATACGGTGCGCCGCGCCATCGCAAGTCTGGTTGAGGCAGGGCTGGCCCTTAGCCGCCAAGGCGCAGGCGTTTTTGTAACCGAAGCCCAGACCCCCTATCAGATTGGGCCAAGGGTGCGGTTTTCCCAAGCCATCCGCGCAACAGGCCGTGTGCCCGACAGACGTTACACCGCATTGTTCAGCCGCCCTGCTGATGCCAAAGAGGCCGAAATGCTCGATATCCGCGAGGGGGAATTGGTGCATCACGCAGAGGGTCTATCCTATGCCGATGGGGTGGCTCTGTCGCTGTTTTCATCTTGCTTTCCTGCCGCAAGGCTGCCGAATTTATTGGACAATCTTACCCGCGACCCTTCGATTACAGCGGCCTTTGCGGCGGATGGATTTGACGATTACCTGCGCCGCGACACGCAAATTGACGCGCGCGCGGCCACAAAATTGCAGGCACATCAATTGGGCATTCGCCATGGCGCGGCCCTGTTAGAAATCACCGCGATTAACATCTGCGCAAAATCTGGCGCGGTCTTGGAATTCGGGCAAAGCGTGATGGTCGGCGGGCGCGTTAAATTGCGGGTTGAGGGCTCTGCCCCGACACCCCTGCCGCCCGCACAAAATGCGCCCTAA
- a CDS encoding class I SAM-dependent methyltransferase, translating to MTDHAPSPNAAEAGFWDAVYHDRAVDQLGWYQADYTYALAQIAALKLGPDAPILDAGAGRSGLARGLALTGYRDVTVIDISAHAMTQSKAACRDLDHPPRFICADLRNWQPPRHYHLWHDRAVFHFLTDPDAQAAYVQMMARAVIPKGHVILSVFHQDGPERCSGLPVQRYDAATLAGRLGSDFTLHAAETATHHTPSGVAQLFLRAHFVRAAGVSGQSPQPAI from the coding sequence ATGACAGATCATGCACCATCCCCGAATGCTGCGGAAGCTGGCTTTTGGGATGCGGTCTATCACGATCGCGCGGTTGATCAGCTTGGGTGGTATCAAGCAGATTACACCTACGCCCTTGCCCAAATCGCGGCGCTCAAGCTTGGGCCTGACGCGCCCATTCTAGATGCAGGGGCAGGGCGGTCAGGCTTGGCGCGTGGCTTGGCGCTTACAGGCTATCGCGATGTCACAGTCATCGATATTTCGGCCCATGCCATGACCCAAAGCAAGGCGGCCTGTCGTGATCTTGATCATCCGCCGCGCTTCATTTGTGCGGATTTGCGCAACTGGCAACCGCCCCGCCACTATCACCTTTGGCATGATCGCGCGGTGTTTCATTTCTTAACCGACCCTGACGCGCAGGCGGCCTATGTGCAGATGATGGCCCGCGCTGTGATCCCCAAGGGTCATGTGATCTTGTCGGTGTTTCACCAAGATGGCCCTGAGCGATGCAGCGGCCTGCCTGTGCAGCGTTATGATGCCGCCACGCTTGCTGGGCGACTGGGGTCAGATTTCACCTTGCACGCGGCGGAGACAGCCACGCATCACACGCCAAGCGGTGTTGCGCAGCTTTTCCTTAGGGCGCATTTTGTGCGGGCGGCAGGGGTGTCGGGGCAGAGCCCTCAACCCGCAATTTAA
- the phnL gene encoding phosphonate C-P lyase system protein PhnL, whose translation MITVKDLGKSFTLHNQNSAVIPVLEGANFSVAAGECVALTGESGAGKSTVMRILYGNYLAQAGRVVVNGLDITTATPREILTLRREVLGYVSQFLRVVPRVPTLEVVAEPLLSLGVAEDEARARAADLLTRLRIPERLWPLSPTTFSGGEQQRVNIARGFAHRYPVLLLDEPTASLDAQNRETVLSLIEEAKAEGAAIVGIFHDLEARERVADRAIDVSVFTPRKIA comes from the coding sequence ATGATCACAGTCAAAGATTTGGGAAAATCTTTTACCCTGCACAATCAAAACAGCGCGGTGATCCCCGTGCTGGAGGGCGCGAATTTTTCCGTAGCGGCGGGCGAATGTGTCGCCCTGACAGGGGAAAGCGGGGCAGGGAAATCCACTGTCATGCGCATCCTTTACGGAAATTATCTGGCGCAAGCGGGGCGTGTGGTGGTGAACGGGTTGGACATCACCACCGCTACCCCGCGTGAGATTTTGACCCTACGGCGCGAGGTTTTAGGGTATGTCAGCCAGTTCTTGCGCGTGGTGCCGCGCGTGCCCACCCTAGAGGTTGTGGCAGAACCTCTCTTGTCTCTTGGTGTGGCTGAGGACGAAGCGCGCGCGCGGGCCGCAGATTTGCTGACGCGGTTGCGTATCCCCGAACGGCTGTGGCCGTTATCGCCCACGACATTCTCGGGCGGTGAACAGCAACGCGTCAACATCGCGCGCGGATTTGCACATCGGTATCCCGTTTTGCTGTTGGATGAGCCAACCGCCAGCCTTGATGCCCAGAACCGCGAGACGGTGCTATCGCTGATCGAAGAGGCGAAGGCAGAAGGGGCTGCGATCGTTGGAATTTTCCATGACCTTGAAGCGCGCGAGCGGGTAGCGGATCGCGCCATTGATGTCAGCGTCTTTACCCCAAGGAAGATCGCATGA
- a CDS encoding integrase arm-type DNA-binding domain-containing protein — protein sequence MLNTDVQARKWKPGKPGERASFGNSLYLRGYGDGTKVFELRTRKTWVVLGRYPTLSLEQARAMVPVCKRLLKDGRITPAGLKALATRTNKAHELEELATRQEVAALTPNGMVTFDQAFRDWYNLQIRANRWTHAASRRRPISCYENHAKAALGNLRLDEIRRQTIKALIQPLFLTHPETAAALLGYIWEIMERAYDDELLDQNPCPRQRSFTIPNRKTRHAASLHFSRLPELWSWIDEQSYSQAMKAAMRLAVITAHRASVVAFMRKAHVDAASGLWVIPERDPATQELGLMKSGREFKQRLPRVVMEDLEPLLSSGASEFVFSVDGIHPIHPESLRRNFKKFADITTHGFRNCFKTWCLHHDVDPFLADRYVDHAPIGLDKNYRRDDLFEQRAVLAEKYAAFITLGTS from the coding sequence ATGCTCAACACTGATGTCCAAGCCAGGAAATGGAAGCCAGGAAAGCCTGGAGAGCGCGCGTCGTTCGGGAATTCGCTCTATTTGCGCGGATATGGGGACGGCACGAAGGTCTTTGAGCTGCGGACCAGAAAAACGTGGGTTGTGCTTGGAAGATACCCAACTCTCTCGCTTGAACAAGCGCGAGCAATGGTGCCCGTGTGCAAACGGCTACTCAAAGATGGTCGTATAACACCCGCCGGTTTGAAGGCATTGGCCACACGGACGAATAAAGCCCATGAGTTGGAAGAGCTTGCGACAAGACAGGAGGTCGCCGCTTTAACCCCCAACGGAATGGTGACTTTCGATCAAGCGTTTCGGGATTGGTACAATCTTCAAATACGCGCGAACCGGTGGACACATGCAGCATCACGACGGCGGCCGATTTCTTGCTACGAAAACCATGCCAAAGCTGCACTTGGAAATCTCCGCCTCGATGAAATACGCCGTCAAACAATCAAAGCGCTGATACAGCCCCTATTTCTTACCCACCCTGAAACAGCTGCGGCTTTGTTGGGGTATATTTGGGAGATTATGGAGCGCGCTTACGATGATGAGCTGCTAGATCAAAACCCATGTCCGCGGCAGCGTTCATTCACAATCCCAAATCGCAAAACACGTCACGCAGCTTCTCTCCATTTTTCTCGGCTACCAGAGCTGTGGAGTTGGATTGATGAGCAGTCGTATAGCCAAGCCATGAAAGCTGCGATGCGTTTAGCTGTCATAACGGCGCACAGAGCTTCAGTGGTGGCGTTCATGCGCAAGGCTCATGTTGACGCAGCATCCGGCCTTTGGGTTATCCCTGAGCGCGATCCGGCGACACAAGAGCTTGGCTTGATGAAGTCTGGCCGTGAATTCAAACAAAGACTTCCCCGAGTAGTGATGGAAGACCTCGAACCTCTTCTAAGTTCTGGCGCAAGCGAGTTTGTCTTCAGCGTTGATGGCATTCATCCAATACATCCGGAAAGCCTGCGGCGTAATTTTAAGAAGTTTGCAGACATCACAACGCACGGCTTTCGCAACTGCTTCAAGACCTGGTGCCTTCATCATGATGTAGACCCGTTTTTGGCTGATAGATACGTTGACCATGCCCCAATCGGGCTGGATAAAAACTATCGCAGAGATGATCTATTTGAGCAGCGAGCCGTACTCGCAGAGAAATATGCAGCCTTCATTACCTTGGGCACCTCATGA
- the phnK gene encoding phosphonate C-P lyase system protein PhnK encodes MTPLLQVRNIEKRYGARIGCADVSFDLYPGEVLGIVGESGSGKSTLLNCLAGHQSPDQGEVIFDTRADGPRDVRQMPEAERRMLSRTDWAFVHQNPRDGLRMRVSAGGNVGERLMAVGARHYGDIRQTAGDWLSKVEIDTARMDDRPSAFSGGMQQRLQIARNLVTGPRLVFMDEPTGGLDVSVQARLLDLLRGLVRRMGLSAIIVTHDLAVVRLLADRLMVMKSGHVVETGLTDQVLDDPQHAYTQLLVSSVLQV; translated from the coding sequence ATGACCCCGCTTTTGCAAGTGCGTAATATTGAGAAACGATACGGCGCGCGGATTGGCTGTGCAGATGTCTCGTTTGATCTTTATCCAGGCGAAGTCTTGGGGATTGTGGGGGAGTCTGGGTCAGGTAAGTCCACGCTGCTCAATTGCCTCGCGGGGCATCAGAGCCCTGATCAGGGGGAGGTGATTTTTGACACCCGTGCCGATGGCCCCCGTGATGTCCGTCAGATGCCCGAGGCCGAGCGGCGGATGCTGTCGCGCACTGATTGGGCCTTTGTGCATCAAAATCCGCGTGATGGATTGCGGATGCGGGTATCCGCAGGCGGCAATGTCGGCGAGCGGTTGATGGCGGTCGGCGCGCGTCATTATGGCGATATTCGCCAGACAGCGGGTGACTGGCTGAGCAAGGTTGAAATCGACACCGCCCGCATGGATGATCGCCCTTCGGCCTTTTCAGGTGGGATGCAGCAGCGCCTGCAAATCGCGCGCAATTTGGTGACAGGCCCGCGCCTTGTTTTTATGGACGAACCCACGGGCGGCTTGGATGTAAGTGTGCAGGCACGGCTGTTGGATTTGCTGCGCGGTCTTGTCCGCCGTATGGGTCTTTCGGCCATTATCGTCACCCATGATTTGGCGGTGGTGCGTCTTTTGGCAGATCGGCTGATGGTGATGAAATCGGGCCATGTTGTGGAAACAGGTTTGACCGATCAGGTCTTGGATGATCCGCAACACGCCTATACGCAGCTTTTGGTATCTTCGGTTTTGCAGGTGTGA
- a CDS encoding SDR family oxidoreductase — translation MSRAVVIGGTGGIGAGIARVLLREGWQVTATGLAPQEISDFAAAIPQVATAQLDVTDQAAVDQFFGQFDGLDALVNCAGVLFRGAEYEMDVFTKVIEINLTGTMRTCVAAHPLLAKSKGAIVNTASMLSTFGGPLVPAYSASKGGVAQLTKALAGKWAADGVRVNAIAPGWIETEMTAALREDPARNGPILARTPMGRWGKPDEIGELVAWLLSARAGFVTGAIYPVDGGYSAM, via the coding sequence ATGTCTAGGGCAGTCGTGATTGGTGGCACAGGCGGGATCGGCGCAGGCATTGCGCGGGTTTTGCTGCGCGAAGGATGGCAGGTCACGGCCACCGGCCTGGCCCCACAAGAGATTTCTGATTTTGCAGCGGCTATTCCACAGGTGGCCACAGCCCAGCTTGATGTCACGGACCAAGCGGCGGTGGATCAGTTTTTCGGACAGTTTGACGGGCTTGACGCTTTGGTGAATTGCGCAGGCGTTTTGTTTCGCGGCGCGGAATATGAAATGGATGTGTTCACCAAAGTGATCGAGATCAATCTGACAGGCACGATGCGCACTTGTGTTGCCGCCCATCCGCTGCTTGCGAAATCTAAAGGGGCTATTGTGAACACGGCCTCCATGCTGAGCACATTTGGAGGGCCGCTTGTTCCCGCTTATTCGGCCTCCAAGGGCGGTGTCGCGCAGTTGACAAAGGCCTTGGCGGGGAAATGGGCCGCGGACGGCGTGCGGGTCAATGCGATTGCGCCGGGATGGATCGAAACTGAGATGACCGCAGCCTTGCGCGAAGACCCCGCGCGAAACGGCCCCATTCTGGCGCGCACCCCGATGGGGCGGTGGGGCAAACCCGATGAAATAGGCGAGTTGGTTGCGTGGCTGTTATCGGCCCGTGCTGGCTTTGTGACAGGTGCCATTTATCCCGTGGATGGCGGCTATAGTGCAATGTGA
- a CDS encoding alpha-D-ribose 1-methylphosphonate 5-triphosphate diphosphatase yields the protein MSSEVIFGNAQIVTVDRVFAGSVIVQDGVIADIHEGATLPRGAIDCEGDYLTPGLVELHTDNLERHMQPRPSVDWPHDAAIIAHDAELAGAGITTVFDAMRIGSINSGKTRYERYARPLASEMLALRDQGMLKISHFLHLRAEICSETLAEELAEFGPADRVGLVSLMDHTPGQRQFRDLSKLKAYVMGKNNLSEDEWLDHIAHLTEMRARFGDMHEQAAVDHARRYGALLASHDDTTADHVEKSAGYGIKLAEFPTTREAAEACHRHGIAVMMGAPNLIRGGSHSGNVSAAELAEAGLLDIISSDYVPAALLLSAYRLGQMWNDLPRAIATVTANPAEAAGLQDRGRIEQGLRGDVLRLSVAGGTPRLRGVWSRGLRVA from the coding sequence ATGAGCAGCGAAGTGATTTTCGGCAATGCGCAGATCGTTACTGTGGATCGGGTCTTTGCAGGCAGCGTGATTGTGCAAGATGGGGTCATTGCGGATATCCATGAAGGCGCCACCTTGCCGCGTGGCGCGATTGATTGCGAGGGCGATTATCTGACGCCCGGTCTGGTTGAATTGCACACCGACAATCTTGAGCGGCACATGCAACCGCGCCCGTCAGTTGATTGGCCCCATGATGCGGCCATTATCGCCCATGATGCCGAACTGGCAGGGGCAGGGATCACGACAGTTTTCGATGCCATGCGCATTGGGTCGATTAATTCGGGCAAAACCCGTTACGAACGCTATGCCCGTCCTTTGGCCAGCGAGATGTTGGCCCTGCGCGATCAAGGGATGCTGAAGATCAGCCATTTTCTACACCTGCGTGCCGAAATCTGTTCCGAAACCTTGGCCGAAGAATTGGCAGAATTTGGCCCAGCAGACCGCGTGGGTTTGGTGAGCCTCATGGATCACACACCAGGGCAACGGCAATTCCGTGATCTGTCCAAGCTCAAAGCCTATGTGATGGGTAAGAACAATCTCAGTGAGGATGAATGGTTAGACCATATCGCACATCTGACAGAGATGCGTGCGCGGTTTGGGGATATGCACGAACAGGCCGCAGTGGATCACGCCCGCCGCTATGGTGCGCTTTTGGCAAGCCATGATGACACCACCGCGGATCATGTCGAAAAATCTGCGGGCTACGGGATCAAATTGGCCGAATTCCCCACCACGCGCGAGGCGGCTGAGGCCTGCCATAGGCATGGCATCGCGGTTATGATGGGCGCGCCCAATTTGATCCGTGGCGGGTCACATTCGGGCAATGTTTCGGCTGCCGAACTGGCCGAAGCAGGCCTGTTGGATATCATCTCCTCTGATTATGTCCCTGCTGCGCTTTTGCTGTCAGCTTATCGCTTGGGGCAAATGTGGAATGATCTGCCGCGCGCCATCGCCACAGTAACGGCCAACCCAGCTGAAGCTGCGGGTTTGCAGGATCGTGGCCGCATCGAACAAGGCTTGCGCGGTGACGTTTTGCGCCTGTCTGTTGCGGGTGGCACACCGCGTTTGCGCGGGGTCTGGTCGCGCGGCTTGCGCGTTGCCTGA
- the phnH gene encoding phosphonate C-P lyase system protein PhnH, with product MALSEPNVTDAMGGGFANPPRDAAIAFRAALDVMARPGVIREISGGHPPLPLSPAAGSLLLVLCDPETRVYLSPSCDKDAIRAWLRFHSGAPLVAADEADFAIGPWDELCLDLARMRQGVQDYPDRSVTLIVEMDHLAAEGVRLTGPGIQAEAYLNLPETAAFVANARRFPLGFDTFFTSDSQIAALPRSTRIEGAS from the coding sequence ATGGCACTGTCTGAGCCAAATGTGACCGATGCGATGGGGGGCGGGTTCGCCAATCCCCCGCGCGATGCGGCAATTGCCTTTCGCGCGGCTTTGGATGTGATGGCCCGTCCTGGGGTGATCCGCGAAATTTCAGGCGGGCATCCGCCGCTGCCCTTATCCCCTGCCGCAGGCAGTTTGCTGCTGGTTCTTTGTGATCCCGAAACACGGGTTTACCTTTCCCCGTCTTGCGACAAAGACGCCATTCGCGCATGGCTGCGCTTTCACTCGGGCGCGCCTCTGGTTGCCGCGGATGAGGCGGATTTCGCCATTGGCCCATGGGATGAGCTTTGCCTTGATCTCGCGCGCATGCGTCAAGGCGTGCAAGATTACCCTGACCGCTCTGTCACATTGATCGTTGAGATGGATCATCTCGCGGCGGAGGGGGTGCGCTTGACGGGGCCAGGCATTCAGGCGGAGGCCTATCTTAATCTGCCCGAGACCGCGGCCTTTGTCGCCAATGCGCGCCGCTTCCCGCTTGGGTTTGACACGTTCTTCACATCAGACAGCCAAATAGCGGCCCTGCCGCGATCCACCCGTATTGAGGGGGCTTCCTGA